Proteins from one Pyrococcus kukulkanii genomic window:
- a CDS encoding AAA family ATPase, whose amino-acid sequence MRKPIFFDQRPRTTPDQLFGREEDIRKLLRALEAGSWVAILGPRMVGKTSLALAGANAFAKKNKYKVVLVDLRDTETFRQATEKILARLPKSLLTSLSQYISRISISTAKVGVSVKLKRNSPARKILSDALAKLNNTVLILDEVQSINQGVHYFLKVLGSVFNENPSLIVIFTGSYSGIVKKMFESTYREAMFGRPPIDIRLAPWKETTAEDFLKTGFKKLKIEYQEWEIREAIKQLGTLPGWLNLYGVKRYIEKDHRIALKTTIDKAVKKAEKELENLLKGRSPKAREVIKLLALGASWSDMVSTGISEDALSRLLTTLMEGLFIVEKDEDTGVYYFVDPVYRKAAMKLPLIPKNII is encoded by the coding sequence ATGCGTAAGCCCATATTCTTCGACCAGAGACCTAGGACAACACCCGACCAGTTGTTTGGAAGGGAGGAGGATATAAGGAAATTACTAAGGGCTCTGGAAGCAGGTAGCTGGGTAGCTATTCTTGGCCCAAGAATGGTTGGGAAAACAAGTTTAGCGTTAGCTGGAGCTAATGCATTTGCTAAAAAGAACAAGTACAAAGTAGTCCTGGTCGATCTGAGAGATACTGAAACTTTTAGACAAGCCACTGAAAAGATACTTGCAAGACTTCCAAAATCGCTCTTAACGTCTCTTTCACAGTATATTTCCAGGATCTCCATTTCCACGGCTAAAGTGGGAGTCTCTGTTAAACTAAAGAGGAACAGCCCAGCTAGAAAAATCCTTTCGGATGCACTAGCCAAGCTTAACAATACTGTACTCATTCTCGATGAAGTCCAGAGCATAAATCAAGGAGTTCACTATTTTCTTAAAGTTCTTGGCTCTGTGTTTAACGAAAATCCTTCGTTAATTGTTATTTTCACTGGCTCATATTCTGGTATTGTAAAGAAAATGTTTGAGTCAACGTACAGGGAGGCCATGTTTGGACGCCCTCCAATTGATATACGACTTGCTCCTTGGAAAGAGACTACGGCGGAGGATTTTCTAAAAACGGGGTTCAAGAAGCTCAAGATAGAGTACCAAGAATGGGAGATTAGAGAAGCAATAAAGCAACTCGGCACGTTACCTGGGTGGTTGAACTTGTACGGAGTTAAAAGGTATATAGAGAAAGATCATAGAATTGCCCTAAAAACTACAATTGACAAAGCAGTTAAGAAGGCGGAAAAGGAGTTGGAAAATTTGCTAAAAGGAAGAAGCCCAAAAGCGAGGGAAGTTATCAAGTTACTGGCACTTGGAGCGTCATGGAGTGATATGGTTAGTACTGGAATTTCCGAGGATGCCTTAAGTAGGTTGCTAACTACTTTAATGGAGGGTCTTTTTATCGTTGAGAAAGACGAAGATACAGGAGTTTACTACTTTGTTGATCCTGTTTATAGGAAAGCAGCGATGAAACTCCCACTGATTCCTAAGAATATAATCTAA